The Onychostoma macrolepis isolate SWU-2019 chromosome 20, ASM1243209v1, whole genome shotgun sequence nucleotide sequence atgttattgcCTTCCTACAGAAGTTTCTGCTGGTCTTCTGAGTAATGTTGGTAAATGACCCCCTCTAGTGGGCAGTAAGGAACTAGTTCAAGTGCAGTTAGGTTAGTTGCTTCATACTCATACGTCGCTCACgtgaaagaaaaatgttggtGTTTTATCTTCAAGAGTGGCAAGAGTTGCTGTCCGGTCTTTGCAGTTGGTATATCAGTTGACTAATCCTTGATCATTCCTGTATTGCACAATTGTATACAATTTCTACGCTGTTtatttctttgtaaataaataaataaacgattAAAAGATTCTGAAACTGATCAAAGACGGCGTTCGAAAtaacaaaattcaaatattgCTACTGTTGATAAAATATTGCTACTAAACTTCCGACTTTATTCAATAAACTGAAATGGTTGTAGTTTTCCAGAGTTACAGTCTTGAACTCCTTACCGGAAAATGAATCACTGAGTCAGAAAGTTATTTCCTATTTCAGAAACGTTGGGAAACACAAATgagatgaagagagagagaccgGAGGTAGAAGTCATTCTCGCCGTAAGGAACTCAAGCGAGAGTTGTTTATTTGACGCTGTAGGAGTCTTAATATTGCGTTATTGAAACTCTCTCAGTATTTCACGCCAAAACGCTGCATGGATTAGCCTAGTGAACGAACCAGGTAAAACGCTAAATTATTGCTCTGTTATTATTCATGACTTCGCAGTACAACTTTCAGATTGCTGCATGTATCCGATCTCGTTGCGGTAAATGCTTTTTCTTTTAAGTCAGTGAACTTTGAACTAGTTAATCAAACAATGACTAAGATATACTTAGTACATTAACGTCTCAAAAAAcgaaatcattttaatactaaaatgcatgtgttttttccacagagctctcagaatggaatatatatttatactgatcCTTTTTGGACTGTGCATCAACACTGAAGTTGTGAAGTGCACATTGTGTTCAGTTAATGGCTATGCCGCCTTCTGCATAGATAGAGGTCTTCGTCATGTGCCAGAGCTGCCCACGCATGTCAATTATGTGGATCTGAGTTTAAACAGCATTGCTGAACTCAACGAAACATCCTTTTCTCATCTCAAAGGTCTACAAGTCCTTAAAGTGGAGCAACAAACACCAGGACTTGCGATCAGAAACAACACATTTAGAAGACTCTCCAAACTAATATTACTTAAACTAGACTACAACCGCTTCCTGCAAATAGAAACAGGGGCTTTTAATGGATTATCCAACCTTGAGATTCTCACTCTCACTCAGTGCAGTTTAGATGGTTCTGTTTTGTCCGGTGATGTCCTTAAACCTCTGGTGTCTCTAGAAATGCTTGTCTTACGTGAAAACAACATTCACAGAATCCAGCCGGCATcgttctttttaaatatgaggAGATTCCACGTGCTGGATCTCTCTTACAACAAAGTGAAGAGCATCTGTGAAGAAGACCTCCTCAGCTTTCAGGGTAAACATTTCACACTTCTGACCCTTGCCTCCGTGATACTGCAAGACATGAATGAGTACTGGTTAGGATGGGACAAGTGTGGAAACccatttaagaacatgtctgTAACCGTATTGGACCTATCTGGAAATGGCTTTAAAGTTCCCATGGCAAAGCGTTTTTTTGATGCAATCACTGGTGCCAAAATCCAAGGTCTCATTCTCAGTAGGAGTTACAGCATGGGCAGTTCTTTTAGTCATAACAATTTCCCAGATCCAGACAAATTCACATTCAAGGGTCTTGAAGTTAGTGGTGTTAAGATTTTTGATTTGTCCCAATCACATATTTTTAGTTTGTCCGATTCAGTATTTAGTAATTTTTCAGATCTAGAGCAAATTACGTTGGCACAAAATGAGATCAACATTATtgaaaacaatgcatttttgggTATGACTAATCTACAAAAGCTAAACCTATCCAACAACTTCCTGGGTAGTATTGATtctaaaacatttcagaatCTAGAGAAACTTGAGGTGCTTGATTTGTCTTACAACCATATAAGGATGCTTGGAGATCAAGCATTTCAGGGACTCCCAAGTTTACTCAACTTAAATCTAACAGGAAACGCTCTTGAATCGGTTCATGAATTTGCAATCCTAGCAAACCTGAAGAAACTCTACTTGGGTGAGAACAGAATTTCATCTTTGTCTAGTTTACCCAACATTGCTAAAAATCTCACGACCCTTGACCTGGAATTCAACAGATTAAAGGACTTGTCAGATTTGTACACTATACTAAGGGAATTTCCTCGAGTAGAAAACATCTTTCTTCGAGGTAACATGTTTTCGACGTGTCATAATCAGAGACAAATAGTGGTTTCAGACAAACTACAGCTCCTTAATCTCGAGCTTTCAACATTGCAACTGATCTGGTCAGAAAGACAGTGTTTCAATGTGTTTAACAATCTTCACCAGTTAGAAGAGCTTTCTCTGGCTTCCAACGGGCTGCAGTCGCTTCCCAAAGACATTTTCAAAGACCTTACTTCTTTGTTCTTTTTGGATTTGTCATTCAACTCTTTGAAGTACCTTCCTAATGGTATATTCCCTAAAAGTCTTCAGATACTTAATCTTGAATACAACTCTATTTATTCAGTGGATCCAAATCTCTTCAGCACCCTCAGCTACCTCAGCCTGATAAAAAACCAGTTCCGTTGCGATTGCAAGCTAAGGGATTTCCAAACATGGCTTAATCAAACCAATGTAATCTTTTCTCACTCCATTGAGGATGTGACATGTGCCAGTCCTGAGGACCAGTACAAGGTTTCGGTTGTGAGATCCAACATACAATGTGAGGATGAAGAGGATGAGAGGAGCGTTGAAAAACTGAGGCTTGTGCTTTTCATTTTCTGTTCTGCACTGATTATATCTCTCACTGCCAGCGCCATCATTTATGTCCGTCGACGGGGCTACATCTTCAAGCTTTACAAAAAACTTATTGATAAACTTGTGGATGGAAAGCAACAGGAGCCCAATCCTGATCGATTCTTGTACGACGTGTATCTTTGTTTCAGTTCCAGTGATATTAAGTGGGTAGAAAGAGCGCTGCTGAAGAGGCTCGACTCTCAGTTCTCAGAGCAGAATACACTCCGCTGCTGCTTTGAGGAGCGAGACTTCATACCCGGGGAGGACCATCTTACCAACATGCGAAATGCTATCCAGAACAGTCAAAAAACCCTTTGTGTGGTGTCTGAACGTTTCCTGAAGGATGGTTGGTGCTTAGAAACCTTCAGTCTGGCACAAAAAATGATGCAAGTGGAACTTAAAGACATTCTGTTGGTGCTGGTTGTAGGGAACATACCGCAGTACAGGTTACTGAAGTACAAGCAAGTGAGATCCTACATTGAGAACAGAAGATACCTTCTGTGGCCCAACGACAGCCAGGACTTAGATTGGTTTTATGACCAACTTCtgcaaaaaatcaaaaaagACACCAAGGTTAAGCAAACCGAACAAACAAAGGATGACGCAACAAATGTTCATGCAAACACAGCTGTGTAATTGTGGTATATGTGTTGTtgatatattttgtgttttttattattattatataagatGCTCGTTATCATTATCAAATAATGCATAATGCAGATCTTGACTAGGTATAATTTTCTCATGATTtctgtttattaatatataatttataatgaaatgttataaataaaaatatttgtttgtgaACCTACTAATAATTTAAGTAAATGCCTGAAAACGCAATCTGTAAATAAATGTCACAACCTAAAAATGTtaactggggaaaaaaaagactcCGATATTCACCTTAATTTCTAAATACAAGCAAAAGGGCAAAAACAAGgaatagtgaaaacactatgaTGCAATCTGACCTCATGCTTTTGGGTAATAATGGTTTGCACATTGTTAATGAAATTTGCAAAGAATCCTCAGAATTgattaattctgtcatttatttgttGACCTGTGTACTTTGAAAAGTTTGGAAATAGTAGCAATCACATGCCtgattaagtaaatattaaattgaaatCTTACCTTGTCAGAGAACTCTAATTCCACAGTGTTCATTGAGAAACTGATCATAATATAATCATGGTTGATCTCACAATGCCATCTGGCATAATTTCCTGTTATGATCCCTTCATTTTAATAAGGCACActgggaaaagaaaaaaaaaagacaacactGCAAAGGTAATATTAACATTGTGATTTATGTACAGTAAGCAATCTTTCAGTGACACCTTGTGCAAACATAGCTGACCAAAGCCTTCAAATCTTCCTTTGAAAGAAAGGAGGATTAAACCATTTTGAAGTTGAGAGCTAAGACCAGAAATTTAGACATTTGCTATTAAATGCATGACACTTGACTTAGTACCCAGAGATTCTGCTGGTAATCTTTTAACAGTGTCAGTGTGTAAtcttcatacacacacatacatatacatacatatacatacatatatatatatatatatatatatatatatatatatatatatatatatatatatatatgtgtgtgtgtgtgtgtgtgtgtgtgtgtgtgtatgtatatatatatatatatatatatatatatatatatatatatatatatatatatatatatccatccaCCACCATAAAGTTAAATTGCCATCTATGACATTGTATATTGGATTCTATTTATTGCACACAATCTGATGGCCTCATTTAACAGCAGGTTCTTCTTTATAGGCACATGTAGGAAGTTGCTTAAAATATCCTCAGACTGAGAAGTCATGTTGGTTATGCAATCAAAAAcccttttctttttgttggCTTTGATATTTACTTTCTGGCCTAACTCTCATCTTACTCCATGGTGTTGAATGAtaatttgtatgttttaaataactaaacatgGGAAAGAAGAggggaaaacaaaaacacattatctAAAAACTAATTTAGAGAGACTACAAAATATATTGTTCTTTTTAATGCACTCTTGCTGTAAGTTCTTACCCTTGAACGGGTTATTTGCAGGCATCTTCTCTCCAGATTCAGTctgtcattaaacaaaaaaacaatagtatGTTTCAGGGTCGATTTTTTTAGGGTGTTTAATATCTAAAAAGTACATACGTACATACAAATCGTCATGTGAATACGAGTCCTCCAAGTGACCGTTAATTTTTGAATTATAAACGCCCGCGCTTTTTTTGTGGGTAGGAGCGCGATTTAGCAGCCAATCATTGTCGACTTGATTCTTAACcatgttcatttaaattaaatgatttatatGCTGAATTTATCTATTTTTCCTCTAGTCATCGTCAGAATACAGGAAGCTATATTAAAACAAGTATGCTATAATATCCAATATGACTGCAATAGATTTTATAGATATAATTGTTCCTTTAATGAATTAAAGTTATATAATAACACGGGCTGCCCCTATAGTACACACTGCAGCTTAGTAAACATGATGTAGTTTAAGTTGAGCTCGGTGCAGAGCGGAGCAGGCTACTGCACTTCAGAATCAAAGGCAGCGGGAGATAGCGAACGGAACTACACCGTTCTATGAATGTTTGTACTAGTAAATGAACGTTTGTTCAGTATTCACACACGAAGAGTCCCTTACCGGAAAATGAGTCACTGGGTCAGAAAGTTATTTCCTATTTCAGAAATGTTGAGAAACTCACATGAAACGAAGGAGGAGAGAACGGAGGAAGAACTCCACATTATCGCCGGGCGGAACTCTTCAAACTTCACGATCAATAACTGAAGAAACCGCTGAACAGGGTAACACTATGGATTAATGACCGAACAGGTAAGACGCTAAACTATAGATCGGTTATGAACTTTGGAGTAAAGCTTTCACATGATCGGACCATTGAT carries:
- the LOC131527555 gene encoding toll-like receptor 5; amino-acid sequence: MCFFHRALRMEYIFILILFGLCINTEVVKCTLCSVNGYAAFCIDRGLRHVPELPTHVNYVDLSLNSIAELNETSFSHLKGLQVLKVEQQTPGLAIRNNTFRRLSKLILLKLDYNRFLQIETGAFNGLSNLEILTLTQCSLDGSVLSGDVLKPLVSLEMLVLRENNIHRIQPASFFLNMRRFHVLDLSYNKVKSICEEDLLSFQGKHFTLLTLASVILQDMNEYWLGWDKCGNPFKNMSVTVLDLSGNGFKVPMAKRFFDAITGAKIQGLILSRSYSMGSSFSHNNFPDPDKFTFKGLEVSGVKIFDLSQSHIFSLSDSVFSNFSDLEQITLAQNEINIIENNAFLGMTNLQKLNLSNNFLGSIDSKTFQNLEKLEVLDLSYNHIRMLGDQAFQGLPSLLNLNLTGNALESVHEFAILANLKKLYLGENRISSLSSLPNIAKNLTTLDLEFNRLKDLSDLYTILREFPRVENIFLRGNMFSTCHNQRQIVVSDKLQLLNLELSTLQLIWSERQCFNVFNNLHQLEELSLASNGLQSLPKDIFKDLTSLFFLDLSFNSLKYLPNGIFPKSLQILNLEYNSIYSVDPNLFSTLSYLSLIKNQFRCDCKLRDFQTWLNQTNVIFSHSIEDVTCASPEDQYKVSVVRSNIQCEDEEDERSVEKLRLVLFIFCSALIISLTASAIIYVRRRGYIFKLYKKLIDKLVDGKQQEPNPDRFLYDVYLCFSSSDIKWVERALLKRLDSQFSEQNTLRCCFEERDFIPGEDHLTNMRNAIQNSQKTLCVVSERFLKDGWCLETFSLAQKMMQVELKDILLVLVVGNIPQYRLLKYKQVRSYIENRRYLLWPNDSQDLDWFYDQLLQKIKKDTKVKQTEQTKDDATNVHANTAV